The Ictalurus punctatus breed USDA103 chromosome 15, Coco_2.0, whole genome shotgun sequence DNA window tttatttgtttgtacatTGTTatcaatgtgttttttttttttgttttttttttgtgaattgaattttcatttGTGTAACATGTGTACAATTACATATATTAACATTTAGCATCTCGAAGCACCCCTCTGAAattattggaatggcaaggccaattcttttgctATTACTGTactctgaagacatttgggttgaACTGTTATCTGCTACCAAAGGAGTCATGTTCTAAGATGTTGAACACATCTAGTTTTAAATATCtggaaattaaaattaaaataaaagtgaacTTCTCATATATGTTTCATATTGatattttaatctcaaaccaGAATGTGTAtaacaaaaccaaaataattGTCCTTacagttccaatacttttggaggggactgagTTTATTAAGGTTCTCCAAATATGCATACTTTTCCAGACATTAAACTTTGCTGTCTTCTCATAGAAGGTTTTTCATTTTAGGTGAGTGGTATTTTATCATTGTTACTACAAGATTATATGCATGTATATGATTGGCATCATTGTCCTTCCAGCAGCACAATAATCCCAAACATACcgcaaattccaccaaggcttggttacagaagaagtcctggaagattctacagggccatcacagtcacctgacttgaaccccatagaaaatctctggtgggatttgaagaaggcggttgcagcgcgcaaacccaagaatattactgaactggagacCATtactcatgaggaatgggctaagattccttaGGAACACTGCTAGAAGAtatgcatcttgtttgcagcaggccataacagcaaaaaggtgTACTCCAAGTACTAAACATGTTTACTATGAAGGGTTaggataattttttaaatagataaatcattataagttgcattttcagttgaatttggggaaaccacttgaagtattcgttgtgttgaactatttcaattgcttttgtttggtttgttcattgcaaacagctgaaagtctcaattttgacaataaatctgatttgcaatgagggtcgaataattttgattgcaactgtatatgtgGAAAATATGGTTATACAGTATTTAGTTCTCcaaatgtcactgtgtttttatttattgtgtattgGTACACTTTTAAATATCAACTGTTGGTTGCCTATTTTACCTCCACAATGAATTTATTTACATCTGTTTTTGCCATAtgatttttaaattgaatttagTTTTTGAAAAtcaaaaatgctttaaaaatgtgaaatatattaaatgttcCAGTGAAAATGTGTGGGTTTACAAAGACAAGATCACCAGACcacttcatttaaataaattataattattctaTTGGTCTTAAAGATTTGTTTATTcatgaacaataaataaattgctcctattctttaagttaataaagaaaaagacaagGCTGCATTAGGTGACTTTGCCAACAAGGATAACACGGAAGACCATTTTAAGCTCCACCCTTCATACAACTTTACCAGTAAGATATCAgaatcagggcaataatgatcTCGAAACCATTCCTAGCTTACAACACCTAAGGCATATTATCAGAAACGGAACATCAGCGAAACAGGTaaccttttatttctttttttctgtcacttAATGCCTTTGGCATGATAACTgataatgtaaaacattttttaataatttgtttCATTAGCATTTTTCTCAGAAGTTTCATACACAGTTGCCTTATTCTTAAAACTTTAaccataaacatttacattgcattacatattcaattcaattaaattcaattaaattttacttgtatagtgcttttaacaatggacattgtcccaaagcagctttatagtatatgtatatatatggacatatataatgtattgtCATATATATTTGGACCTGTTGTTCTGCCAAATGATTGATGCTGGTTTACttaatctttaaatgtttttttttatacattatttaaaaaattacagcTGTATACATGAAACTATGTGTTTCCAATCACACTGGTCAAACAAATGCTCTCAAGGTCAGATAAGGACCTCTAAAAGCTGTACAAAAGAAGGTTTATcagcaggcacacacacacacacacacacacacacacacaaactatatttacatctagataaTGAGTCTTAAGACATCAAATGTCTCACTAGATTCACTGAATATGAATCAACAAGCATGTTCATTTGATGTGCTTGATGtcactatattaatattattatgtcTCGTATATATTGAATGATTCTTGGTTTTAAGTTCTAGCTAGCACGATGAATCAAGTTCGTCCTCGCAATGCAATAGACCGACCAGCCTACTCTCAACCAGAATTTGATGAGGAGTTTAACAGGAAGAGGAGAAACTATCCTTTGGGGAACAAAGTAAGGAAAGTGTTCAGGTATGTGATCACAGCAGAGTGACTTGTGGAGATTACATTTGGCTCTCTTATTATCAGTAGTTGCAATACAATAATTATCAATTAACTgcaattttatacattttaatgtgTACGTAAATGTTGCAGATGCTCCAGCGGGCGACTGAAAGGTCTTCTCTTCAGACATCTGCCAGTGCTCAGCTGGCTTCCCAAATACAACTTCAGACAGAACCTTGTGTGTGATATCATCAGTGGAATCAGCGCAGGCACGATTCAGGTTCCACAGGGTCTGTGTTATTTACATATCTTAGGaatgttttaaatttatttgcCATATGTAGCTGGCATTATACAAAATTTACACATTCAGATAAGATAAGATTGGAAGACGAGAGTAGAAAACTGCtaaagaatatgaatatattgcTTTTCCCCGTATAGTTTgtacactatatgtccaaaagtttgtggacacctgaccatcacatccctATGTGAATTTTGATCAccccatttcagatttagtcccctctttgctgttagAATATTCTCCAATCATCCtagaaggctttctactagatttgtgagcatggctgtagggatttatccatccagccacaagagcattagtgaggttaggCACTAATGtcgggcgaggaggcctggggtgtagtcggcattccagttcatcccaaaggtgctcaCCGGGGTTGAGGGTTGGTTTGAGAGCTATTGTGCAGACCATTCAAGTTTGCCAATCCAATCTTGGCAAATCATGTGtttatggacctcgctttgtgcacaggagcattgtcttgctggaacaagtttgggcctcttggtttcagtgaagggaaatttttaatgctacagcatacaaagacatgctatacaattatgtgcttccagctttgtggcaacagtttggaaaGGGccacatattggtgtgatgggCAGGtttccacaaacctttggccatatagtgtataattgattatttttattctgtccTGTCCTCTTTATTTAGGCATGGCCTTTGCTCTTTTGGCTAACTTACCTCCAGTCAATGGACTTTATTCATCCTTCTTTCCTCTTATTCCATACTTCTTCATGGGCACAGCCCACCAGATGGTGCCAGgtaagttttttattttgcGTTATGAGGTTCCAGCATGTTGGTCAAAATTACTTAGACCTTAGAACtggaaatgcatttttatttggtgctattatttttgttatatatatatatatatatatatatatatatatatatatatatatatatatatatatatatatatatatatataaaaaacaccaGTTTTGTTGTAAGTGGATGTAGGAGTAACTGAAGAGTAGGGAGGAGATGGGGTCCTGGTTGACAGGGATACCAGAAGGTGTTTTAAATTACAGGTGCTGGGATATTTATCAGCATACATGTGAtaattttttcctttaacagagAATGTGTGTTGTTTACAATGCATGTCAACCACATATGCCAATGCTGCAGCACCCTCAGCTACCCTACTTCCTGCGTACTTGGTATCATTGTGTGCCAATGAATATGTTGTTATCCTTTTTTCACACAGGTACTTTTGCTGTGTTGAGTATCATGGTGGGTATAGTGTGTCTGCAGCTGGCACCTGAATCAGATTACAGCTATTTTAACACCACTCTCAATGCCACTGTAGTATATGAGCAGAAGATGAATGAGGCCCGGCTGGCCATATCAGGCACTTTGGCTTGTCTGACTGCCATCATACAGGTGATTGACCAGAAATGTAGCTAGTGTTCCTCGCTGTGTTGAACAACCTGTATTCTATAATTTATGGAAGTTACATAAGAAATGTACATAAGAAACCTGACAGAGTGTGCTATTATTGGAAATTAACCAATAATGGGGTGATTTGATGGTGTTGCCTTCCCAAAGTTGttaattttcctataacagcatttcCCAAAGTCTCCTGTTCCTATTATTTATATCGCAGCAATTTCATTTAtcaaaaacgtttaaaaaaaaatcaatttatagtaacatgttgtggaacgttcatgaaaccagttagctcctgttacatcacttacactataacagctataaacagtcgttcccttgCGAgcctcttttcttctctctcttgaagttaataagataacAAAAAAATGGGAAGTGCTAAGTCTCTGTTTTGTGAAAACTATATGGTGGTTGAAAACTATTGGCTGTTACAAAGAGttataaacaaaagaataaagCATTAAAATGAGTGCAGTAATATAAATTTGGAATTTGCTATTCAGCCGGCTATttgtcagagctgttgttacataaaattaattaacatctCACCAATCAAATTttagaattcaacagtgttgtggtatTTTTTTGACAATCAGGCAACAGGAATAATTAAGAATAATATCTTGTACTTTTTTCTGGTGGATTAACAGATTGGTCTAGGCATGATGCAGTTTGGATTTGTGGCCATATACCTCTCTGAGTCATTTGTTAGGGGGTTTATGACAGCTGCAGGGCTGCAGATCCTTGTATCTGTGCTTAAGTATATTTTTGGAATCCCAGTACAACCATACAGTGGTCCTCTGGCTATAATTTATGTAAGTATCATTCAAGATTACAATGACAAATATTAATGCCTAATCAATTCATTAATCTTAATGCagtctcctctctcttttttcaagCCCATAAAAATGAGCATTTGTATTTTTCAGATGTTTCTTCTTTCGGTATGTTTTTCATagtgtttttctgtatttcagACCCTCATAGACATATGCAAAGGCCTGCCCAGAACCAACATAGCTTCTATGGTGTTTGCCCTTGCCAGCTGTGTGGTGCTGATCGTAGTAAAAGAACTGAGCACTCGCTACCATCATAAAATCCCTTACCCTATTCCCATAGAGATAATTGTTGTAAGTGAATAGAGAAATAGCAATAGGATAATGTTGTTGTAATTATATTTTAGAGTAAAAAACAGTAGACCAAGTAATGATGAAGTATATGGTGTTTTTGTTCTATTAGCAATACTGACATGCTTTGCTATTTCTCAGGTGGTTGTGTCTACTGCCATCTCCGGGCCATTGCATCTGCCTGAAAAGTACCACATGGACATAGTAGGAGAAATCCCTTTGGGGTAAGTGATATATCAACTGGCTTGCAGCTTTATTATTCCTATTGTAAAACTTTACTTGTGTGTGCTAAGTCACAGTGTCTTCTTTTAGGTTTCCTGCCCCGATCCTGCCTAGAGTGTTCGAGTGGGGGGAAATGTTAAGTACAGCTTTCTCACTGGCCATTGTCGGATATGTCATCAATTTGGCCATGGGCCGGACACTGGCCACCAAACATGGTTATGATGTGGATCCCAATCAGGTACACTTGTGAAGAAAATTTCGCCCAAAATATGACTGCAAACTGTTAAGGTTTTCACAGATAACTGCTTTCAGTGTGTAGTAGCAATGAGTCAAAACAACCAAACTCATACAGTAATCTTGAATACATTTCACTGCTGATGCCAATTAGTCCAGTTACCTTAACTTACTATTGCTACACATATAAGACAAATCATTCTGCTTTTGTTAAATCAGTTGATAACAGTTTGTTATATTTCCTGCTTCATAGGAAATGCTAGCTTTGGGGTTCAGTAATCTCCTGGGTGGTTTCTTTAAGATTCATGTGATCTGCTGTGCTCTGTCTGTCACACTAGCTGTAGATAGCGCAGGAGGTTCCTCACAGGTAAGTGACATTTTGGTGGCTCGTCTATAGTTGACAATTCTTAAAGCCAAACTGACATTGTAAGTCATCCAATTATTCAGTCATacacagtgctctccactaatattggtacagttggtaaatataagcaaactaggctgtgaaaaattgtctttaaacagttaaaaattgtttaaccttttgatctttttaaaaatgtatatattcacaaaaatactctgctctcaaggataccaaacaatttcaaacacaacacaggttcatcaaacacaggtttatcaaaaaaaaataaataaaatctttgttaaatatattgtgtggcacaattattggcacccttttagtcaatacttcgtgctacctctctttgccaagataacagctctgagtcttctcctataggGTTGTCACAGTAC harbors:
- the LOC108276456 gene encoding solute carrier family 26 member 9 isoform X2; the encoded protein is MNQVRPRNAIDRPAYSQPEFDEEFNRKRRNYPLGNKVRKVFRCSSGRLKGLLFRHLPVLSWLPKYNFRQNLVCDIISGISAGTIQVPQGMAFALLANLPPVNGLYSSFFPLIPYFFMGTAHQMVPGTFAVLSIMVGIVCLQLAPESDYSYFNTTLNATVVYEQKMNEARLAISGTLACLTAIIQIGLGMMQFGFVAIYLSESFVRGFMTAAGLQILVSVLKYIFGIPVQPYSGPLAIIYTLIDICKGLPRTNIASMVFALASCVVLIVVKELSTRYHHKIPYPIPIEIIVVVVSTAISGPLHLPEKYHMDIVGEIPLGFPAPILPRVFEWGEMLSTAFSLAIVGYVINLAMGRTLATKHGYDVDPNQEMLALGFSNLLGGFFKIHVICCALSVTLAVDSAGGSSQFASLCVMVVVMVTMLALGAFLKPLPKSVLGALIAVNLKNTLLQISDPYYLWKKSKLDCCVWVVSFLATFFLSLPYGVAIGVSFSILVVIFQTQFRNGSEVGQVLDTDLYKNPKVYNKVKSIEGVKIVSYCSPLYFANAEIFRRKVIKKTGLDPGKVLLAKKKFLKKQQEKEKQKIKDQQSQEKAAARKRKVSSLVTMKTQTISQIDLQSDFYTIGVGSENMPTSYINPYCDIMNPSDQLPEPEPTTSPPVMMEMQPVPFHTLILDLGGVCFIDLMGIKVLTKMSNTYSALGISLYLANVQAQVYEELETGGVFEESSITPSHMFLSVHDAVLFAQSLTPGTMKEEARERIQLAFDIEEEEQNLEQELF
- the LOC108276456 gene encoding solute carrier family 26 member 9 isoform X3, translated to MNQVRPRNAIDRPAYSQPEFDEEFNRKRRNYPLGNKVRKVFRCSSGRLKGLLFRHLPVLSWLPKYNFRQNLVCDIISGISAGTIQVPQGMAFALLANLPPVNGLYSSFFPLIPYFFMGTAHQMVPGTFAVLSIMVGIVCLQLAPESDYSYFNTTLNATVVYEQKMNEARLAISGTLACLTAIIQIGLGMMQFGFVAIYLSESFVRGFMTAAGLQILVSVLKYIFGIPVQPYSGPLAIIYTLIDICKGLPRTNIASMVFALASCVVLIVVKELSTRYHHKIPYPIPIEIIVVVVSTAISGPLHLPEKYHMDIVGEIPLGFPAPILPRVFEWGEMLSTAFSLAIVGYVINLAMGRTLATKHGYDVDPNQEMLALGFSNLLGGFFKIHVICCALSVTLAVDSAGGSSQFASLCVMVVVMVTMLALGAFLKPLPKSVLGALIAVNLKNTLLQISDPYYLWKKSKLDCCVWVVSFLATFFLSLPYGVAIGVSFSILVVIFQTQFRNGSEVGQVLDTDLYKNPKVYNKVKSIEGVKIVSYCSPLYFANAEIFRRKVIKKTGLDPGKVLLAKKKFLKKQQEKEKQKIKDQQSQEKAAARKRKVSSLVTMKTQSDFYTIGVGSENMPTSYINPYCDIMNPSDQLPEPEPTTSPPVMMEMQPVPFHTLILDLGGVCFIDLMGIKVLTKMSNTYSALGISLYLANVQAQVYEELETGGVFEESSITPSHMFLSVHDAVLFAQSLTPGTMKEQEARERIQLAFDIEEEEQNLEQELF
- the LOC108276456 gene encoding solute carrier family 26 member 9 isoform X1, giving the protein MNQVRPRNAIDRPAYSQPEFDEEFNRKRRNYPLGNKVRKVFRCSSGRLKGLLFRHLPVLSWLPKYNFRQNLVCDIISGISAGTIQVPQGMAFALLANLPPVNGLYSSFFPLIPYFFMGTAHQMVPGTFAVLSIMVGIVCLQLAPESDYSYFNTTLNATVVYEQKMNEARLAISGTLACLTAIIQIGLGMMQFGFVAIYLSESFVRGFMTAAGLQILVSVLKYIFGIPVQPYSGPLAIIYTLIDICKGLPRTNIASMVFALASCVVLIVVKELSTRYHHKIPYPIPIEIIVVVVSTAISGPLHLPEKYHMDIVGEIPLGFPAPILPRVFEWGEMLSTAFSLAIVGYVINLAMGRTLATKHGYDVDPNQEMLALGFSNLLGGFFKIHVICCALSVTLAVDSAGGSSQFASLCVMVVVMVTMLALGAFLKPLPKSVLGALIAVNLKNTLLQISDPYYLWKKSKLDCCVWVVSFLATFFLSLPYGVAIGVSFSILVVIFQTQFRNGSEVGQVLDTDLYKNPKVYNKVKSIEGVKIVSYCSPLYFANAEIFRRKVIKKTGLDPGKVLLAKKKFLKKQQEKEKQKIKDQQSQEKAAARKRKVSSLVTMKTQTISQIDLQSDFYTIGVGSENMPTSYINPYCDIMNPSDQLPEPEPTTSPPVMMEMQPVPFHTLILDLGGVCFIDLMGIKVLTKMSNTYSALGISLYLANVQAQVYEELETGGVFEESSITPSHMFLSVHDAVLFAQSLTPGTMKEQEARERIQLAFDIEEEEQNLEQELF